The sequence TCAGTACAGTGGCTATAAAAAATCTTAATCAGTCTACTCAGTTTATCTTGACATGGTTTATGCTTATAGGAGGTTCTCCTGGAGGTACAGCAGGTGGAATAAAAACTACGACATTTATTGTTATTACAGGATTAGTTATTTATTCCATAAGACGAAAAGGAGACGTGGTTATAGGCAAGAGGGCGATAAAAAAGGGAACTTTGATGCGTGCGGTATTTGTATTTGGATTTGCCATTTTTGTGATTGCTGTTGCAACTCTTGTTATTCTTTTTGTGCAAGGTGGCGAGTTTACATTTTTACAAGTTTTGTTTGAGGTAATTTCAGCATTCGGGACAGTAGGTCTTTCTACAGGTATTACTACACATCTTTCATCTATTTCGCGTTTTGTAATTATTGTTACAATGTTTGTAGGGAGAGTAGGATCGATGAGTTTAGTTATTAGCATGATGGGGAGAAGAAAAACCCCGCATATAGGCTATCCAGAAGAGGATATAGCCATAGGTTAGGAGGCAATAATTATGAAAAAACAGTTTGGAGTAATAGGACTGGGGAAATTCGGTGCAGCTGTTGCTACACATCTTGAAGAATTAGGATGTACAGTGATTGCTCTTGACAAAGATCCCGATCTTGTTGACGATATTAAGGATGAAGTGAGTTTTGCTGAAGTTGTTGAAGCAGCCAATCCAGAAGCTCTTGCGGCAACAGGTATCAAAAATTGTGATGTTGTTGTTGTTGCAATAGGGGAAGTTCAATCCAATATTCTTGTTTCCCTTGTTTTAGAAGAGTTGGGAATTACTAATATTATAGCAAAAGCGAGTAGTGAAGTACATGGAAGGGTTTTAAAAAAGATCGGAGTGAAGGAAGTTGTATTTCCAGAAAAGGATATGGGCACCAGGGTAGCGAATAAAATTACTTCTTCAAATATCCTTGACTACATTTCAATAGCAAAAGAATTTGATATTATTGAGTTTGAGGTATCTAAAAAGCTATTGAAAAAGAGCTTGAAAGAGCTTTCCTTGAGAAACAGATTTGGAATAACGGTGATAGCAATTAAAAAAGGAAGTGAGATAATTGTTTCCCCTAATGCTGAGGAAAAAATTTTCGAAGGAGATTCCTTGTTTCTTGTAGGCAAAACTTCTGATATTGGAAAATTTGAAAGGGAATTTTCAAAATGATAAAACTTGTTACTCTGGATTTATGGGATACATTGATTACAGACAAAAAAGATAATGAAAGGGAACGAGATTTAAAGCGAACCGATTTTATATTAAAAACGCTTAATCTTCCCGATGAGTATCGAGGAAAAATAGCAGATTATTTTAACGAACTTGATAAATCTCTTAAACATCTATCTAATGAAAATGACTGGGCAATTACTCCGGAAGCACAACTTCAGCACCTGTTTACGACAATAAACGCACATCCTTCTAATAAACAGTTTCTATCAATCTTAAAATTTTATACAGAATGTGATCTTGATAACCCGCCAGTGCTTATTGAAAACGATATCAATATATGTCTGGAAAAGCTTAAAGACAATTATAATCTTGTTCTTATATCAAATACAGGGCGAACACCTGGTAGAGTTCTTAAGAAACTTCTGAAGGAGTTCAAAATTTTAAACTATTTTGATATGCTAATTTTTTCTGATGAAGTAGAAATGCGTAAGCCTGAGCCCAAAATATTTTTTACTGCTTGTGAGGCATTTCATGTACTTTCGAAAGAAGCCGTACATGTTGGGGATTCGATTTTAATGGATTTTAATGGAGCCTTAAGTGCGAAAGTAAACCCTGTTCTTTATTTGCCAAATGGAAATCCACCAGTAACACCTTTTATAAGAAGCTTATTTGAACTAAAGGATTCAATGGGTAAATATTATGATAAAAATTAGTGGTGAAAAACTTTCTTTAGAAGAGATTGAAAGTATTGCAGATAGTTTTGAAGAAGTTCGGTTGGCAGAAGAGGCGTTAAATAAAATCAATACTTCTTCTGAATATGTAGAAGAAATAGTAAAAAAGAGGAAGATTATTTATGGTGTAACTACTGGATTTGGTAAACTTTATGACAGAGTTATAAGCGAACAAGATATTGCCAAACTGCAGGAAAACCTTTTGAAGAGCCATGCTTCAGGAATAGGAGAACCTCTTTCCGAAAGAGAGGTTCGCGCAGCGATAGTAGTACGTGCAAATTCACTTGCGAGGGGATACTCCGGCATAAGAAGAATTACAATAGAAAAGCTTATTGATCTGTTGAATTACAAGATTTATCCGTATGTTCCTTCGTATGGCTCCCTGGGGGCATCAGGAGATTTAGCCCCACTTTCACATATTGCTCTCCTTATTATAGGCAGGGGCAAAGTGATAAGGAATGGGATAATTCAAGATGCGTTGCCTGTTTTAAAAGAAAAAGATATCGAGCCACTGAATGGTTTAAAGGCAAAGGAAGGGTTGGCTTTAATAAACGGAACAGCGGTAGAAGCAGGTATTGCGTCGCTTTTATTAACTGAAGCAAAATATATCTTTTTTGTCTCTCTTAAAGCTGCTTCTCTTTCTATGGAGGCACTGCGTGCAAGAAAAGAAGCTTTTGACTTAAGAATTCAGAGGGTAAGACTTCACCCAGGCCAGGAAGAAGTAGCAAAATTCGTGTTAAACGAGACTATCGGGAGCAAATTAATAAATTCAGTAAACAGAGTACAAGATGCTTATTCTATTCGCTGCATTCCTTCTGTGTATGGAGCTGTTCTGAATAATTTAAAATTTATTGAAGATACATTAACTAAAGAGGTAAATGCAGTGACTGACAATCCTATTGTATTTGAGGAGGATGATGATGTTCTTTCCGGGGGCAACTTTCATGGTGAATCAGTTGCTTTTGCAATGGATCTTTTT comes from Caldisericota bacterium and encodes:
- a CDS encoding potassium transporter TrkG, with the translated sequence STVAIKNLNQSTQFILTWFMLIGGSPGGTAGGIKTTTFIVITGLVIYSIRRKGDVVIGKRAIKKGTLMRAVFVFGFAIFVIAVATLVILFVQGGEFTFLQVLFEVISAFGTVGLSTGITTHLSSISRFVIIVTMFVGRVGSMSLVISMMGRRKTPHIGYPEEDIAIG
- a CDS encoding TrkA family potassium uptake protein — encoded protein: MKKQFGVIGLGKFGAAVATHLEELGCTVIALDKDPDLVDDIKDEVSFAEVVEAANPEALAATGIKNCDVVVVAIGEVQSNILVSLVLEELGITNIIAKASSEVHGRVLKKIGVKEVVFPEKDMGTRVANKITSSNILDYISIAKEFDIIEFEVSKKLLKKSLKELSLRNRFGITVIAIKKGSEIIVSPNAEEKIFEGDSLFLVGKTSDIGKFEREFSK
- a CDS encoding HAD family hydrolase gives rise to the protein MIKLVTLDLWDTLITDKKDNERERDLKRTDFILKTLNLPDEYRGKIADYFNELDKSLKHLSNENDWAITPEAQLQHLFTTINAHPSNKQFLSILKFYTECDLDNPPVLIENDINICLEKLKDNYNLVLISNTGRTPGRVLKKLLKEFKILNYFDMLIFSDEVEMRKPEPKIFFTACEAFHVLSKEAVHVGDSILMDFNGALSAKVNPVLYLPNGNPPVTPFIRSLFELKDSMGKYYDKN
- a CDS encoding aromatic amino acid ammonia-lyase yields the protein MIKISGEKLSLEEIESIADSFEEVRLAEEALNKINTSSEYVEEIVKKRKIIYGVTTGFGKLYDRVISEQDIAKLQENLLKSHASGIGEPLSEREVRAAIVVRANSLARGYSGIRRITIEKLIDLLNYKIYPYVPSYGSLGASGDLAPLSHIALLIIGRGKVIRNGIIQDALPVLKEKDIEPLNGLKAKEGLALINGTAVEAGIASLLLTEAKYIFFVSLKAASLSMEALRARKEAFDLRIQRVRLHPGQEEVAKFVLNETIGSKLINSVNRVQDAYSIRCIPSVYGAVLNNLKFIEDTLTKEVNAVTDNPIVFEEDDDVLSGGNFHGESVAFAMDLFGIVASEIGSITERRINRLLNPALSEGLPAFLIKDAGLNSGLMLLQYTAAA